A genomic stretch from Helianthus annuus cultivar XRQ/B chromosome 1, HanXRQr2.0-SUNRISE, whole genome shotgun sequence includes:
- the LOC110900043 gene encoding exocyst complex component SEC15A — MNAKTKSRNVTENGGTVEDSILMTLIGNGEDLAPMVRHSFQTGKPENLLYQLKNVAKRKEVEVEELCKLHYEEFIVAVDELRGVLVDADALKTELASDNFRLQEIGSALLSRLEDLLESYSIKKNIAEAVKTSRTCAEVLDLCIKCNRHLSEGRFHPALKAVDQIEKSYKNIPVKAVRNLIEKRVPVIKNHIEKSVCGEINEWLVHIRSTSKDIGQKAIGFASSARQRNEDLLARQKKAEEVGDFTYSLDVEEVEETSVLKINLTPLYRAYYIHVCLGIGDKFREYYYKNRMLQLSSDLQVSPGQPGQHFLGSHQTYLAQIVGYFIVEDRVLRTAGDLLSANQVEAMWETAVTKLTLTLENQLSEMDTASHLLLVKDYVTLFGAALRQYGYDVGPILKTLTNSRDKYHELLLTECKSQIKDAVINDDCKQMVMNESEYQSNVVCFHLQTSDITPAFPYVAPFSSMVPGCCRIARSFIKDSVSYLSYGGQSQTNFFDFVRKYLDKLLIDVLNEVILTTIQTGSTDVSQAMQVAANISFLERACDYFLQTAAKQCGIPARIIARPQTTITAKMVLKTSRDEAYVTLSNSVNTKLTEYLALTENVNWTIDDVTQHKSDYMHEVVIYIDTILSAAQQILPLDVVYKIGNGVFEHVNNSFMDTLVSDSVKRFTANAVMGVNNDLKNLEQFADEQFHGTGLSDVYKEGGFRGCLLEVRQLVNLLLSSQPENFMNPTIRMKNYNALDHKKVGTICDKYKDAPDGLFGSLSNRGGKQSDQKKSMDVLKKRLKEFN; from the coding sequence ATGAATGCAAAAACGAAATCAAGAAATGTTACAGAAAACGGGGGCACTGTTGAAGATTCAATACTTATGACTTTAATAGGCAACGGTGAGGATTTAGCTCCAATGGTAAGACATTCATTTCAAACGGGAAAACCCGAAAACCTTCTTTACCAACTCAAAAACGTTGCAAAGCGAAAAGAAGTCGAAGTTGAAGAACTATGCAAACTCCACTACGAAGAATTCATCGTTGCAGTCGATGAGCTTCGAGGTGTGCTTGTTGACGCAGACGCGTTAAAAACCGAGCTCGCAAGTGATAATTTTCGGTTACAAGAAATCGGGAGTGCGTTACTTTCACGCCTTGAAGATTTGCTTGAATCGTATTCAATCAAGAAAAACATTGCAGAAGCGGTTAAAACGTCAAGAACCTGCGCCGAAGTGttggatctttgtataaagtgTAACCGACATTTGTCTGAAGGTCGGTTTCACCCTGCGTTAAAAGCTGTTGATCAGATAGAGAAGAGTTATAAGAATATTCCCGTTAAGGCAGTTAGAAATTTAATAGAGAAGCGGGTCCCGGTTATTAAAAATCATATCGAAAAAAGCGTTTGCGGTGAAATTAACGAATGGTTGGTTCATATACGAAGCACTTCGAAAGATATCGGACAAAAAGCAATCGGTTTTGCATCTTCTGCTCGTCAAAGAAACGAAGATTTGCTTGCTCGCCAGAAAAAAGCCGAAGAAGTTGGTGATTTCACTTATTCATTAGATGTTGAAGAAGTTGAAGAAACGTCTgttttaaaaattaatttaacGCCTCTTTATCGGGCGTACTATATCCATGTATGTCTCGGGATTGGTGATAAGTTTCGTGAATATTATTACAAAAACCGAATGTTGCAGTTGAGTTCAGATTTACAAGTGTCACCGGGTCAACCGGGTCAACACTTTCTTGGATCACATCAGACTTATTTGGCACAAATTGTCGGTTACTTCATTGTTGAGGATCGGGTTCTTAGGACAGCTGGTGATTTGTTATCGGCTAATCAAGTTGAAGCAATGTGGGAAACGGCTGTAACtaagttgactttgactttggaaaatCAGTTATCTGAAATGGATACTGCAAGTCATCTTCTTCTTGTGAAAGACTACGTGACACTTTTCGGGGCGGCTTTAAGACAATACGGGTATGATGTGGGCCCAATTCTTAAAACGTTGACCAATAGTCGGGATAAGTATCATGAGTTACTTTTGACTGAGTGTAAAAGTCAAATCAAGGATGCGGTTATTAACGATGATTGTAAGCAAATGGTTATGAATGAGTCGGAATATCAGTCAAACGTCGTATGTTTTCATCTTCAAACGTCGGATATTACGCCGGCTTTCCCGTATGTTGCTCCGTTTTCGTCAATGGTTCCTGGTTGTTGTCGGATAGCTAGATCGTTCATTAAGGATTCGGTTAGTTACTTGTCTTATGGTGGTCAAAGTCAAACCAACTTCTTTGACTTTGTGAGAAAGTATCTTGACAAGCTGTTAATCGACGTTTTAAACGAAGTTATTCTCACCACAATTCAAACTGGCAGCACAGATGTATCTCAAGCAATGCAGGTTGCCGCAAATATATCGTTTCTGGAACGTGCGTGCGATTATTTTCTTCAAACCGCAGCCAAACAATGTGGCATTCCCGCTCGAATAATCGCGAGACCTCAAACTACTATAACGGCAAAAATGGTGTTAAAAACTTCACGTGATGAAGCTTATGTTACTCTTTCGAACTCGGTCAACACTAAGTTGACCGAGTATCTCGCCCTTACCGAGAACGTAAACTGGACCATTGACGACGTGACACAACATAAAAGTGATTACATGCACGAGGTTGTTATTTATATCGACACTATTTTATCCGCCGCACAACAGATTCTACCTCTTGATGTCGTGTATAAAATCGGCAACGGGGTGTTTGAGCATGTTAATAATTCGTTTATGGATACGTTAGTTAGTGATAGTGTGAAGCGGTTTACTGCAAATGCGGTTATGGGCGTCAATAATGATCTGAAAAATCTGGAACAATTTGCGGATGAGCAATTTCATGGTACGGGATTAAGCGACGTGTACAAAGAAGGTGGTTTTAGAGGGTGTTTGCTTGAAGTGAGACAACTGGTTAATCTTTTGTTGAGCAGTCAGCCTGAGAATTTCATGAATCCGACGATACGTATGAAGAATTACAACGCGTTGGATCACAAGAAAGTGGGGACGATTTGTGACAAGTATAAAGATGCACCTGATGGACTGTTTGGAAGCCTTTCGAACAGAGGTGGTAAACAGAGTGACCAGAAAAAGTCAATGGATGTGTTGAAGAAAAGGTTAAAGGAGTTCAACTGA
- the LOC118482992 gene encoding psbP domain-containing protein 6, chloroplastic-like, with the protein MASASVSSLSTIFSSSNSKPLSSTKPKPSSSSSLSPLFLQSSSRRQFLKGSSTVLLPLTTLIPLHSPSVSLAKEVEVGSYLPLSSSDPSFVLFQASSKDTPALRAGNVQPYKFVLPPTWKQLRIANILSGNYCQPKCAEPWIEVKFEDERQGKVQVVASPLIRLTNKPNATLEDIGSPEKVIGSLGPFVTGNTLDLDEELVETSVEKIGDQTYYRYVLETPFALTGSHNIAKATAKGNTVILFVASATDKQWPTSQKTLKAIVDSFQV; encoded by the exons ATGGCTTCTGCTTCTGTTTCATCACTATCCACcattttttcttcttcaaattctAAACCACTTTCTTCCACCAAACctaaaccatcatcatcatcatcattatctcCATTGTTTCTTCAGTCATCTTCAAGAAGACAATTCCTCAAAGGATCCTCCACTGTATTACTACCCTTAACAACTCTAATTCCATTGCATTCGCCTTCGGTTTCACTCGCTAAAGAGGTGGAAGTCGGTTCGTATCTTCCGCTATCGAGTTCTGATCCTAGTTTTGTTCTGTTTCAAGCGTCTTCTAAGGATACTCCCGCTCTTCGTGCAG GAAATGTGCAGCCATACAAGTTTGTCTTACCACCAACATGGAAGCAATTGCGTATCGCTAACATATTATCTGGAAATTACTGCCAGCCAAAATGTGCCGAGCCTTGGATTGAGGTGAAATTCGAGGACGAAAGGCAGGGCAAAGTTCAAGTGGTGGCTTCACCGTTAATTCGTTTGACCAATAAACCTAACGCAACACTTGAAGATATAGGCAGCCCAGAAAAGGTTATCGGGTCTCTTGGCCCATTTGTTACAGGAAATACTCTTGATTtggatgaagaactagttgaAACATCAGTCGAAAAGATTGGAGACCAAACG TACTACAGGTATGTTTTGGAGACCCCCTTTGCATTAACTGGTTCACACAACATTGCAAAGGCTACAGCAAAGGGAAACACTGTGATCTTATTTGTTGCTAGTGCCACTGATAAACAATGGCCCACATCCCAGAAGACTCTGAAAGCTATAGTAGATTCCTTCCAGGTGTAA